A window of Sebastes umbrosus isolate fSebUmb1 chromosome 3, fSebUmb1.pri, whole genome shotgun sequence contains these coding sequences:
- the zgc:158803 gene encoding LUC7 domain-containing protein isoform X1, translating into MSAQAQMRAMLDQLMGTGRDGDTMRQRIKFTDERVCKSHLLDSCPHDILSGTRMDLGECMKVHDLALRADYEIASKEQEYFFELDAAEHLQSFIADCDRRTELAKKRLAETQDEISAEVAAKAERVHELNEEIGKLLARAEQLGGEGNVDEAQQLLEMVEKTRGLKKEAEDVYRNSMPASSFQQQKLRVCEVCSAYLGLHDNDRRLADHFGGKLHIGFIEIREKLDRLRKAVVEKQERMRTRRREERERDDEREREWEVEREREREGEREQEREREREREWERERERERERRSTTDTGDQGSRRTASLLSRGRSRSRSGERYRDGGTSTSSSHRSRRHRSSRSREEGGGGGGGGGGGGVGVGGGGASGGGGGGGDRDRDRERERKHRHKERHRSRSHSHRRKRKRSSTERSSTTRDREPSPSQERSREGAAGEGWREDRPECGDWEDRQDRQKSPSADTARGRERERSLSFERDRRSSSGERESGEI; encoded by the exons ATGTCGGCCCAGGCTCAGATGAGAGCCATGCTGGACCAGCTCATGGGGACGGGGAGAGACG GAGATACCATGAGGCAGAGAATCAAATTCACAGATGAGCGAGTCTGCAAAAGTCACCTCCTGGATTCATGTCCTCATGATATTCTGTCTGGCACC AGAATGGATCTGGGAGAGTGTATGAAAGTCCACGACTTGGCCCTCAGAGCAGACTACGAGATTGCCTCTAAAGAGCAGGAGTACTTCTTCGAACTGGAT GCTGCTGAACACCTTCAGTCTTTCATCGCTGACTGCGACCGCAGGACTGAGCTGGCCAAGAAGCGACTAGCCGAGACGCAGGATGAGATCAGCGCTGAAGTGGCTGCAAAG GCTGAACGTGTCCACGAGCTGAACGAAGAGATCGGGAAGCTGCTTGCCCGGGCGGAGCAGCTCGGGGGCGAGGGGAATGTAGACGAAGCACAGCAACTGCTGGAAATGGTGGAGAAGACACGAGGCTTGAAGAAAGAAGCAGAG GATGTATACAGAAATTCAATGCCAGCCTCCAGCtttcaacaacaaaaactaCGGGTGTGCGAGGTGTGCTCTGCCTACTTGGGTCTTCACGACAACGATCGGCGTCTAGCTGACCACTTTGGGGGCAAACTGCACATCGGCTTCATTGAAATCCGCGAGAAGCTCGACAGGCTAAGG AAAGCAGTTGTGGAGAAGCAAGAAAGAATGCGAACGAGAAGACGAGAGGAACGTGAAAGAGATGACGAGAGAGAGCGGGAGTGGGAAGTGGAGCGAGAAcgggaaagagagggagaaagagagcagGAACGAGAACGGGAAAGAGAGCGGGAATGGGAGAGAGAACGAGAACGGGAGAGGGAGCGTAGGAG taccacagACACCGGGGATCAGGGTTCAAGACGAACAGCATCGCTGTTGTCCCGGGGAAG GTCGAGATCTAGAAGTGGAGAACGATACAG GGACGGAGGCACTTCGACTTCGTCCTCTCATCGTTCAAGACGCCACCGCTCGTCTCGTTCCAGAGAAGaaggtggcggtggcggtggcggcggaggtggaggtggagttgGAGTTGGAGGCGGAGGCGCAAGTGGAggcggaggtggaggtggagatcGGGATCGGGatcgggagagagagaggaaacatcGACACAAGGAGAGGCATCGCTCACGCTCCCACTCTCACAGGCGCAAAAGGAAGAG gtCCTCCACAGAGAGATCATCTACCACTCGCGACAGAGAGCCCTCGCCGTCCCAGGAGAGGAGTAGAGAGGGTGCAGCAGGAGAGGGTTGGCGTGAGGACAGGCCGGAGTGCGGAGACTGGGAGGACAGGCAGGACAGGCAGAAGTCCCCCTCCGCGGACACAGCCAGGGGCAGGGAACGAGAGAGATCCCTGTCGTTCGAGCGAGACCGGCGCTCCAGCTCGGGGGAGCGAGAGTCCGGGGAGATATGA
- the zgc:158803 gene encoding LUC7 domain-containing protein isoform X2 has product MSAQAQMRAMLDQLMGTGRDGDTMRQRIKFTDERVCKSHLLDSCPHDILSGTRMDLGECMKVHDLALRADYEIASKEQEYFFELDAAEHLQSFIADCDRRTELAKKRLAETQDEISAEVAAKAERVHELNEEIGKLLARAEQLGGEGNVDEAQQLLEMVEKTRGLKKEAEDVYRNSMPASSFQQQKLRVCEVCSAYLGLHDNDRRLADHFGGKLHIGFIEIREKLDRLRKAVVEKQERMRTRRREERERDDEREREWEVEREREREGEREQEREREREREWERERERERERRSTTDTGDQGSRRTASLLSRGRSRSRSGERYRDGGTSTSSSHRSRRHRSSRSREEGGVGVGGGGASGGGGGGGDRDRDRERERKHRHKERHRSRSHSHRRKRKRSSTERSSTTRDREPSPSQERSREGAAGEGWREDRPECGDWEDRQDRQKSPSADTARGRERERSLSFERDRRSSSGERESGEI; this is encoded by the exons ATGTCGGCCCAGGCTCAGATGAGAGCCATGCTGGACCAGCTCATGGGGACGGGGAGAGACG GAGATACCATGAGGCAGAGAATCAAATTCACAGATGAGCGAGTCTGCAAAAGTCACCTCCTGGATTCATGTCCTCATGATATTCTGTCTGGCACC AGAATGGATCTGGGAGAGTGTATGAAAGTCCACGACTTGGCCCTCAGAGCAGACTACGAGATTGCCTCTAAAGAGCAGGAGTACTTCTTCGAACTGGAT GCTGCTGAACACCTTCAGTCTTTCATCGCTGACTGCGACCGCAGGACTGAGCTGGCCAAGAAGCGACTAGCCGAGACGCAGGATGAGATCAGCGCTGAAGTGGCTGCAAAG GCTGAACGTGTCCACGAGCTGAACGAAGAGATCGGGAAGCTGCTTGCCCGGGCGGAGCAGCTCGGGGGCGAGGGGAATGTAGACGAAGCACAGCAACTGCTGGAAATGGTGGAGAAGACACGAGGCTTGAAGAAAGAAGCAGAG GATGTATACAGAAATTCAATGCCAGCCTCCAGCtttcaacaacaaaaactaCGGGTGTGCGAGGTGTGCTCTGCCTACTTGGGTCTTCACGACAACGATCGGCGTCTAGCTGACCACTTTGGGGGCAAACTGCACATCGGCTTCATTGAAATCCGCGAGAAGCTCGACAGGCTAAGG AAAGCAGTTGTGGAGAAGCAAGAAAGAATGCGAACGAGAAGACGAGAGGAACGTGAAAGAGATGACGAGAGAGAGCGGGAGTGGGAAGTGGAGCGAGAAcgggaaagagagggagaaagagagcagGAACGAGAACGGGAAAGAGAGCGGGAATGGGAGAGAGAACGAGAACGGGAGAGGGAGCGTAGGAG taccacagACACCGGGGATCAGGGTTCAAGACGAACAGCATCGCTGTTGTCCCGGGGAAG GTCGAGATCTAGAAGTGGAGAACGATACAG GGACGGAGGCACTTCGACTTCGTCCTCTCATCGTTCAAGACGCCACCGCTCGTCTCGTTCCAGAGAAGaaggtggcg ttgGAGTTGGAGGCGGAGGCGCAAGTGGAggcggaggtggaggtggagatcGGGATCGGGatcgggagagagagaggaaacatcGACACAAGGAGAGGCATCGCTCACGCTCCCACTCTCACAGGCGCAAAAGGAAGAG gtCCTCCACAGAGAGATCATCTACCACTCGCGACAGAGAGCCCTCGCCGTCCCAGGAGAGGAGTAGAGAGGGTGCAGCAGGAGAGGGTTGGCGTGAGGACAGGCCGGAGTGCGGAGACTGGGAGGACAGGCAGGACAGGCAGAAGTCCCCCTCCGCGGACACAGCCAGGGGCAGGGAACGAGAGAGATCCCTGTCGTTCGAGCGAGACCGGCGCTCCAGCTCGGGGGAGCGAGAGTCCGGGGAGATATGA
- the zgc:158803 gene encoding LUC7 domain-containing protein isoform X3 → MSAQAQMRAMLDQLMGTGRDGDTMRQRIKFTDERVCKSHLLDSCPHDILSGTRMDLGECMKVHDLALRADYEIASKEQEYFFELDAAEHLQSFIADCDRRTELAKKRLAETQDEISAEVAAKAERVHELNEEIGKLLARAEQLGGEGNVDEAQQLLEMVEKTRGLKKEAEDVYRNSMPASSFQQQKLRVCEVCSAYLGLHDNDRRLADHFGGKLHIGFIEIREKLDRLRKAVVEKQERMRTRRREERERDDEREREWEVEREREREGEREQEREREREREWERERERERERRSTTDTGDQGSRRTASLLSRGRSRSRSGERYRDGGTSTSSSHRSRRHRSSRSREEGGVGGGGASGGGGGGGDRDRDRERERKHRHKERHRSRSHSHRRKRKRSSTERSSTTRDREPSPSQERSREGAAGEGWREDRPECGDWEDRQDRQKSPSADTARGRERERSLSFERDRRSSSGERESGEI, encoded by the exons ATGTCGGCCCAGGCTCAGATGAGAGCCATGCTGGACCAGCTCATGGGGACGGGGAGAGACG GAGATACCATGAGGCAGAGAATCAAATTCACAGATGAGCGAGTCTGCAAAAGTCACCTCCTGGATTCATGTCCTCATGATATTCTGTCTGGCACC AGAATGGATCTGGGAGAGTGTATGAAAGTCCACGACTTGGCCCTCAGAGCAGACTACGAGATTGCCTCTAAAGAGCAGGAGTACTTCTTCGAACTGGAT GCTGCTGAACACCTTCAGTCTTTCATCGCTGACTGCGACCGCAGGACTGAGCTGGCCAAGAAGCGACTAGCCGAGACGCAGGATGAGATCAGCGCTGAAGTGGCTGCAAAG GCTGAACGTGTCCACGAGCTGAACGAAGAGATCGGGAAGCTGCTTGCCCGGGCGGAGCAGCTCGGGGGCGAGGGGAATGTAGACGAAGCACAGCAACTGCTGGAAATGGTGGAGAAGACACGAGGCTTGAAGAAAGAAGCAGAG GATGTATACAGAAATTCAATGCCAGCCTCCAGCtttcaacaacaaaaactaCGGGTGTGCGAGGTGTGCTCTGCCTACTTGGGTCTTCACGACAACGATCGGCGTCTAGCTGACCACTTTGGGGGCAAACTGCACATCGGCTTCATTGAAATCCGCGAGAAGCTCGACAGGCTAAGG AAAGCAGTTGTGGAGAAGCAAGAAAGAATGCGAACGAGAAGACGAGAGGAACGTGAAAGAGATGACGAGAGAGAGCGGGAGTGGGAAGTGGAGCGAGAAcgggaaagagagggagaaagagagcagGAACGAGAACGGGAAAGAGAGCGGGAATGGGAGAGAGAACGAGAACGGGAGAGGGAGCGTAGGAG taccacagACACCGGGGATCAGGGTTCAAGACGAACAGCATCGCTGTTGTCCCGGGGAAG GTCGAGATCTAGAAGTGGAGAACGATACAG GGACGGAGGCACTTCGACTTCGTCCTCTCATCGTTCAAGACGCCACCGCTCGTCTCGTTCCAGAGAAGaaggtggcg TTGGAGGCGGAGGCGCAAGTGGAggcggaggtggaggtggagatcGGGATCGGGatcgggagagagagaggaaacatcGACACAAGGAGAGGCATCGCTCACGCTCCCACTCTCACAGGCGCAAAAGGAAGAG gtCCTCCACAGAGAGATCATCTACCACTCGCGACAGAGAGCCCTCGCCGTCCCAGGAGAGGAGTAGAGAGGGTGCAGCAGGAGAGGGTTGGCGTGAGGACAGGCCGGAGTGCGGAGACTGGGAGGACAGGCAGGACAGGCAGAAGTCCCCCTCCGCGGACACAGCCAGGGGCAGGGAACGAGAGAGATCCCTGTCGTTCGAGCGAGACCGGCGCTCCAGCTCGGGGGAGCGAGAGTCCGGGGAGATATGA
- the zgc:158803 gene encoding LUC7 domain-containing protein isoform X7 yields MSAQAQMRAMLDQLMGTGRDGDTMRQRIKFTDERVCKSHLLDSCPHDILSGTRMDLGECMKVHDLALRADYEIASKEQEYFFELDAAEHLQSFIADCDRRTELAKKRLAETQDEISAEVAAKAERVHELNEEIGKLLARAEQLGGEGNVDEAQQLLEMVEKTRGLKKEAEDVYRNSMPASSFQQQKLRVCEVCSAYLGLHDNDRRLADHFGGKLHIGFIEIREKLDRLRKAVVEKQERMRTRRREERERDDEREREWEVEREREREGEREQEREREREREWERERERERERRRSRSRSGERYRDGGTSTSSSHRSRRHRSSRSREEGGVGGGGASGGGGGGGDRDRDRERERKHRHKERHRSRSHSHRRKRKRSSTERSSTTRDREPSPSQERSREGAAGEGWREDRPECGDWEDRQDRQKSPSADTARGRERERSLSFERDRRSSSGERESGEI; encoded by the exons ATGTCGGCCCAGGCTCAGATGAGAGCCATGCTGGACCAGCTCATGGGGACGGGGAGAGACG GAGATACCATGAGGCAGAGAATCAAATTCACAGATGAGCGAGTCTGCAAAAGTCACCTCCTGGATTCATGTCCTCATGATATTCTGTCTGGCACC AGAATGGATCTGGGAGAGTGTATGAAAGTCCACGACTTGGCCCTCAGAGCAGACTACGAGATTGCCTCTAAAGAGCAGGAGTACTTCTTCGAACTGGAT GCTGCTGAACACCTTCAGTCTTTCATCGCTGACTGCGACCGCAGGACTGAGCTGGCCAAGAAGCGACTAGCCGAGACGCAGGATGAGATCAGCGCTGAAGTGGCTGCAAAG GCTGAACGTGTCCACGAGCTGAACGAAGAGATCGGGAAGCTGCTTGCCCGGGCGGAGCAGCTCGGGGGCGAGGGGAATGTAGACGAAGCACAGCAACTGCTGGAAATGGTGGAGAAGACACGAGGCTTGAAGAAAGAAGCAGAG GATGTATACAGAAATTCAATGCCAGCCTCCAGCtttcaacaacaaaaactaCGGGTGTGCGAGGTGTGCTCTGCCTACTTGGGTCTTCACGACAACGATCGGCGTCTAGCTGACCACTTTGGGGGCAAACTGCACATCGGCTTCATTGAAATCCGCGAGAAGCTCGACAGGCTAAGG AAAGCAGTTGTGGAGAAGCAAGAAAGAATGCGAACGAGAAGACGAGAGGAACGTGAAAGAGATGACGAGAGAGAGCGGGAGTGGGAAGTGGAGCGAGAAcgggaaagagagggagaaagagagcagGAACGAGAACGGGAAAGAGAGCGGGAATGGGAGAGAGAACGAGAACGGGAGAGGGAGCGTAGGAG GTCGAGATCTAGAAGTGGAGAACGATACAG GGACGGAGGCACTTCGACTTCGTCCTCTCATCGTTCAAGACGCCACCGCTCGTCTCGTTCCAGAGAAGaaggtggcg TTGGAGGCGGAGGCGCAAGTGGAggcggaggtggaggtggagatcGGGATCGGGatcgggagagagagaggaaacatcGACACAAGGAGAGGCATCGCTCACGCTCCCACTCTCACAGGCGCAAAAGGAAGAG gtCCTCCACAGAGAGATCATCTACCACTCGCGACAGAGAGCCCTCGCCGTCCCAGGAGAGGAGTAGAGAGGGTGCAGCAGGAGAGGGTTGGCGTGAGGACAGGCCGGAGTGCGGAGACTGGGAGGACAGGCAGGACAGGCAGAAGTCCCCCTCCGCGGACACAGCCAGGGGCAGGGAACGAGAGAGATCCCTGTCGTTCGAGCGAGACCGGCGCTCCAGCTCGGGGGAGCGAGAGTCCGGGGAGATATGA
- the zgc:158803 gene encoding LUC7 domain-containing protein isoform X4: MSAQAQMRAMLDQLMGTGRDGDTMRQRIKFTDERVCKSHLLDSCPHDILSGTRMDLGECMKVHDLALRADYEIASKEQEYFFELDAAEHLQSFIADCDRRTELAKKRLAETQDEISAEVAAKAERVHELNEEIGKLLARAEQLGGEGNVDEAQQLLEMVEKTRGLKKEAEDVYRNSMPASSFQQQKLRVCEVCSAYLGLHDNDRRLADHFGGKLHIGFIEIREKLDRLRKAVVEKQERMRTRRREERERDDEREREWEVEREREREGEREQEREREREREWERERERERERRRSRSRSGERYRDGGTSTSSSHRSRRHRSSRSREEGGGGGGGGGGGGVGVGGGGASGGGGGGGDRDRDRERERKHRHKERHRSRSHSHRRKRKRSSTERSSTTRDREPSPSQERSREGAAGEGWREDRPECGDWEDRQDRQKSPSADTARGRERERSLSFERDRRSSSGERESGEI, encoded by the exons ATGTCGGCCCAGGCTCAGATGAGAGCCATGCTGGACCAGCTCATGGGGACGGGGAGAGACG GAGATACCATGAGGCAGAGAATCAAATTCACAGATGAGCGAGTCTGCAAAAGTCACCTCCTGGATTCATGTCCTCATGATATTCTGTCTGGCACC AGAATGGATCTGGGAGAGTGTATGAAAGTCCACGACTTGGCCCTCAGAGCAGACTACGAGATTGCCTCTAAAGAGCAGGAGTACTTCTTCGAACTGGAT GCTGCTGAACACCTTCAGTCTTTCATCGCTGACTGCGACCGCAGGACTGAGCTGGCCAAGAAGCGACTAGCCGAGACGCAGGATGAGATCAGCGCTGAAGTGGCTGCAAAG GCTGAACGTGTCCACGAGCTGAACGAAGAGATCGGGAAGCTGCTTGCCCGGGCGGAGCAGCTCGGGGGCGAGGGGAATGTAGACGAAGCACAGCAACTGCTGGAAATGGTGGAGAAGACACGAGGCTTGAAGAAAGAAGCAGAG GATGTATACAGAAATTCAATGCCAGCCTCCAGCtttcaacaacaaaaactaCGGGTGTGCGAGGTGTGCTCTGCCTACTTGGGTCTTCACGACAACGATCGGCGTCTAGCTGACCACTTTGGGGGCAAACTGCACATCGGCTTCATTGAAATCCGCGAGAAGCTCGACAGGCTAAGG AAAGCAGTTGTGGAGAAGCAAGAAAGAATGCGAACGAGAAGACGAGAGGAACGTGAAAGAGATGACGAGAGAGAGCGGGAGTGGGAAGTGGAGCGAGAAcgggaaagagagggagaaagagagcagGAACGAGAACGGGAAAGAGAGCGGGAATGGGAGAGAGAACGAGAACGGGAGAGGGAGCGTAGGAG GTCGAGATCTAGAAGTGGAGAACGATACAG GGACGGAGGCACTTCGACTTCGTCCTCTCATCGTTCAAGACGCCACCGCTCGTCTCGTTCCAGAGAAGaaggtggcggtggcggtggcggcggaggtggaggtggagttgGAGTTGGAGGCGGAGGCGCAAGTGGAggcggaggtggaggtggagatcGGGATCGGGatcgggagagagagaggaaacatcGACACAAGGAGAGGCATCGCTCACGCTCCCACTCTCACAGGCGCAAAAGGAAGAG gtCCTCCACAGAGAGATCATCTACCACTCGCGACAGAGAGCCCTCGCCGTCCCAGGAGAGGAGTAGAGAGGGTGCAGCAGGAGAGGGTTGGCGTGAGGACAGGCCGGAGTGCGGAGACTGGGAGGACAGGCAGGACAGGCAGAAGTCCCCCTCCGCGGACACAGCCAGGGGCAGGGAACGAGAGAGATCCCTGTCGTTCGAGCGAGACCGGCGCTCCAGCTCGGGGGAGCGAGAGTCCGGGGAGATATGA
- the zgc:158803 gene encoding LUC7 domain-containing protein isoform X5 has protein sequence MRQRIKFTDERVCKSHLLDSCPHDILSGTRMDLGECMKVHDLALRADYEIASKEQEYFFELDAAEHLQSFIADCDRRTELAKKRLAETQDEISAEVAAKAERVHELNEEIGKLLARAEQLGGEGNVDEAQQLLEMVEKTRGLKKEAEDVYRNSMPASSFQQQKLRVCEVCSAYLGLHDNDRRLADHFGGKLHIGFIEIREKLDRLRKAVVEKQERMRTRRREERERDDEREREWEVEREREREGEREQEREREREREWERERERERERRSTTDTGDQGSRRTASLLSRGRSRSRSGERYRDGGTSTSSSHRSRRHRSSRSREEGGGGGGGGGGGGVGVGGGGASGGGGGGGDRDRDRERERKHRHKERHRSRSHSHRRKRKRSSTERSSTTRDREPSPSQERSREGAAGEGWREDRPECGDWEDRQDRQKSPSADTARGRERERSLSFERDRRSSSGERESGEI, from the exons ATGAGGCAGAGAATCAAATTCACAGATGAGCGAGTCTGCAAAAGTCACCTCCTGGATTCATGTCCTCATGATATTCTGTCTGGCACC AGAATGGATCTGGGAGAGTGTATGAAAGTCCACGACTTGGCCCTCAGAGCAGACTACGAGATTGCCTCTAAAGAGCAGGAGTACTTCTTCGAACTGGAT GCTGCTGAACACCTTCAGTCTTTCATCGCTGACTGCGACCGCAGGACTGAGCTGGCCAAGAAGCGACTAGCCGAGACGCAGGATGAGATCAGCGCTGAAGTGGCTGCAAAG GCTGAACGTGTCCACGAGCTGAACGAAGAGATCGGGAAGCTGCTTGCCCGGGCGGAGCAGCTCGGGGGCGAGGGGAATGTAGACGAAGCACAGCAACTGCTGGAAATGGTGGAGAAGACACGAGGCTTGAAGAAAGAAGCAGAG GATGTATACAGAAATTCAATGCCAGCCTCCAGCtttcaacaacaaaaactaCGGGTGTGCGAGGTGTGCTCTGCCTACTTGGGTCTTCACGACAACGATCGGCGTCTAGCTGACCACTTTGGGGGCAAACTGCACATCGGCTTCATTGAAATCCGCGAGAAGCTCGACAGGCTAAGG AAAGCAGTTGTGGAGAAGCAAGAAAGAATGCGAACGAGAAGACGAGAGGAACGTGAAAGAGATGACGAGAGAGAGCGGGAGTGGGAAGTGGAGCGAGAAcgggaaagagagggagaaagagagcagGAACGAGAACGGGAAAGAGAGCGGGAATGGGAGAGAGAACGAGAACGGGAGAGGGAGCGTAGGAG taccacagACACCGGGGATCAGGGTTCAAGACGAACAGCATCGCTGTTGTCCCGGGGAAG GTCGAGATCTAGAAGTGGAGAACGATACAG GGACGGAGGCACTTCGACTTCGTCCTCTCATCGTTCAAGACGCCACCGCTCGTCTCGTTCCAGAGAAGaaggtggcggtggcggtggcggcggaggtggaggtggagttgGAGTTGGAGGCGGAGGCGCAAGTGGAggcggaggtggaggtggagatcGGGATCGGGatcgggagagagagaggaaacatcGACACAAGGAGAGGCATCGCTCACGCTCCCACTCTCACAGGCGCAAAAGGAAGAG gtCCTCCACAGAGAGATCATCTACCACTCGCGACAGAGAGCCCTCGCCGTCCCAGGAGAGGAGTAGAGAGGGTGCAGCAGGAGAGGGTTGGCGTGAGGACAGGCCGGAGTGCGGAGACTGGGAGGACAGGCAGGACAGGCAGAAGTCCCCCTCCGCGGACACAGCCAGGGGCAGGGAACGAGAGAGATCCCTGTCGTTCGAGCGAGACCGGCGCTCCAGCTCGGGGGAGCGAGAGTCCGGGGAGATATGA
- the smdt1b gene encoding single-pass membrane protein with aspartate-rich tail 1b translates to MASILRLPLRLFTQNAAKMSRNTGSKTSNISRTTQSRTLVSTASGAILPKPDKTPFGLIRMTIVVVPFLYVGTLISKNFAALLEEHDIFVPEDDDDDD, encoded by the exons ATGGCGAGTATACTGCGGCTCCCGCTGCGACTTTTCACCCAAAATGCGGCGAAAATGAGCCGAAACACGGGCTCTAAAACATCCAACATATCCAGGACGACTCAAAGCAGGACGTTAGTATCAACGGCGTCGGGGGCAATCCTACCGAAACCGGATAAA ACACCATTTGGTCTTATCCGCATGACAATAGTGGTGGTGCCTTTCCTGTATGTGGGAACTCTGATCAGCAAGAACTTTGCCGCTCTCTTGGAGGAGCACGACATCTTTGTCCCTGAAGACGACGATGACGACGACTGA
- the zgc:158803 gene encoding LUC7 domain-containing protein isoform X6 — translation MSAQAQMRAMLDQLMGTGRDGDTMRQRIKFTDERVCKSHLLDSCPHDILSGTRMDLGECMKVHDLALRADYEIASKEQEYFFELDAAEHLQSFIADCDRRTELAKKRLAETQDEISAEVAAKAERVHELNEEIGKLLARAEQLGGEGNVDEAQQLLEMVEKTRGLKKEAEDVYRNSMPASSFQQQKLRVCEVCSAYLGLHDNDRRLADHFGGKLHIGFIEIREKLDRLRKAVVEKQERMRTRRREERERDDEREREWEVEREREREGEREQEREREREREWERERERERERRRSRSRSGERYRDGGTSTSSSHRSRRHRSSRSREEGGVGVGGGGASGGGGGGGDRDRDRERERKHRHKERHRSRSHSHRRKRKRSSTERSSTTRDREPSPSQERSREGAAGEGWREDRPECGDWEDRQDRQKSPSADTARGRERERSLSFERDRRSSSGERESGEI, via the exons ATGTCGGCCCAGGCTCAGATGAGAGCCATGCTGGACCAGCTCATGGGGACGGGGAGAGACG GAGATACCATGAGGCAGAGAATCAAATTCACAGATGAGCGAGTCTGCAAAAGTCACCTCCTGGATTCATGTCCTCATGATATTCTGTCTGGCACC AGAATGGATCTGGGAGAGTGTATGAAAGTCCACGACTTGGCCCTCAGAGCAGACTACGAGATTGCCTCTAAAGAGCAGGAGTACTTCTTCGAACTGGAT GCTGCTGAACACCTTCAGTCTTTCATCGCTGACTGCGACCGCAGGACTGAGCTGGCCAAGAAGCGACTAGCCGAGACGCAGGATGAGATCAGCGCTGAAGTGGCTGCAAAG GCTGAACGTGTCCACGAGCTGAACGAAGAGATCGGGAAGCTGCTTGCCCGGGCGGAGCAGCTCGGGGGCGAGGGGAATGTAGACGAAGCACAGCAACTGCTGGAAATGGTGGAGAAGACACGAGGCTTGAAGAAAGAAGCAGAG GATGTATACAGAAATTCAATGCCAGCCTCCAGCtttcaacaacaaaaactaCGGGTGTGCGAGGTGTGCTCTGCCTACTTGGGTCTTCACGACAACGATCGGCGTCTAGCTGACCACTTTGGGGGCAAACTGCACATCGGCTTCATTGAAATCCGCGAGAAGCTCGACAGGCTAAGG AAAGCAGTTGTGGAGAAGCAAGAAAGAATGCGAACGAGAAGACGAGAGGAACGTGAAAGAGATGACGAGAGAGAGCGGGAGTGGGAAGTGGAGCGAGAAcgggaaagagagggagaaagagagcagGAACGAGAACGGGAAAGAGAGCGGGAATGGGAGAGAGAACGAGAACGGGAGAGGGAGCGTAGGAG GTCGAGATCTAGAAGTGGAGAACGATACAG GGACGGAGGCACTTCGACTTCGTCCTCTCATCGTTCAAGACGCCACCGCTCGTCTCGTTCCAGAGAAGaaggtggcg ttgGAGTTGGAGGCGGAGGCGCAAGTGGAggcggaggtggaggtggagatcGGGATCGGGatcgggagagagagaggaaacatcGACACAAGGAGAGGCATCGCTCACGCTCCCACTCTCACAGGCGCAAAAGGAAGAG gtCCTCCACAGAGAGATCATCTACCACTCGCGACAGAGAGCCCTCGCCGTCCCAGGAGAGGAGTAGAGAGGGTGCAGCAGGAGAGGGTTGGCGTGAGGACAGGCCGGAGTGCGGAGACTGGGAGGACAGGCAGGACAGGCAGAAGTCCCCCTCCGCGGACACAGCCAGGGGCAGGGAACGAGAGAGATCCCTGTCGTTCGAGCGAGACCGGCGCTCCAGCTCGGGGGAGCGAGAGTCCGGGGAGATATGA